One Thermodesulfobacteriota bacterium genomic window carries:
- a CDS encoding integron integrase: MREALRLRHRSFSTEKTYLIWLRSFRGYVADKLPDQLGGRDLQDFLSHLAVEKKVSASTQNQALNAIVFFYRHVLNKNIDQELSAVRAKQRRHLPVVLTPKEVQNIFDQMSGTTRLMAMLIYGAGLRLQECLQLRVKDIDLEKSILIIRSGKGDKDRRTILPETLKNDLIHHLGEIRSLYDQDRKSEIAGVWLPGALEKKYPNAGKEWGWFWLFPSKSLSVDPRGNIVRRHHVHQAALQKAFKVAVGKAGITKQASVHTLRHSFATHLLENGYDLRTIQELLGHKNLQTTMIYTHVAKKNVLGVRSPLDRG; encoded by the coding sequence ATGAGAGAAGCCCTGAGGCTACGGCACAGATCCTTCAGCACAGAGAAGACCTATCTTATCTGGTTACGAAGTTTTAGAGGCTATGTGGCCGACAAGCTACCCGATCAGCTTGGGGGAAGGGATCTCCAGGATTTTTTAAGCCACCTTGCTGTGGAGAAGAAAGTTTCTGCTTCGACTCAGAATCAGGCCCTCAATGCGATCGTCTTTTTCTACCGCCATGTCCTGAATAAAAATATAGACCAGGAATTGAGCGCGGTGCGGGCCAAACAGAGGAGACACCTGCCGGTGGTGCTTACGCCCAAAGAGGTCCAGAACATCTTCGATCAGATGTCGGGGACGACGAGGTTGATGGCGATGCTGATTTATGGGGCAGGTTTAAGGCTTCAAGAATGTTTGCAGTTAAGGGTTAAAGACATTGATCTTGAAAAGAGCATTCTCATTATCAGATCAGGCAAAGGAGACAAGGATCGGAGAACCATCCTGCCTGAAACCCTGAAGAATGATTTAATCCATCATTTGGGAGAGATAAGATCGCTCTATGACCAGGATAGAAAGAGCGAAATCGCCGGTGTGTGGCTTCCGGGAGCCTTAGAAAAGAAGTATCCGAATGCAGGAAAAGAATGGGGCTGGTTCTGGCTTTTTCCATCAAAATCTCTCTCGGTTGATCCGAGAGGCAACATCGTCCGAAGACACCATGTTCATCAAGCCGCCCTTCAGAAAGCCTTCAAGGTTGCGGTGGGAAAAGCGGGAATTACGAAGCAGGCCTCTGTGCACACACTGAGGCACAGCTTTGCCACCCATCTTCTTGAGAACGGATATGATCTCCGGACCATCCAAGAGTTGTTAGGCCATAAAAATCTTCAAACGACCATGATCTACACCCATGTTGCCAAGAAGAATGTCCTCGGCGTAAGAAGTCCACTGGATAGGGGCTGA
- a CDS encoding HDIG domain-containing protein produces MAEKSPTRQEALDLLHRYNESDSLRKHAYAVEGAMRYIARKLGEDEEKWGIVGLIHDLDYERFPDQHCKKTGEILREEGWPEEYIRAAVSHGWGICSEVKPETLLEKYLYAIDELTGLVVTTALIRPSKSVLDVQVKSVKNKWKDKRFAAGVDRSVIEKGAEMLGISLDELIDDTIKGMQEVAEAIGLRGTPT; encoded by the coding sequence ATGGCAGAGAAAAGTCCAACCCGACAGGAGGCGCTCGACCTCCTCCACCGTTACAACGAGAGCGATAGTCTTCGGAAACATGCCTACGCCGTGGAGGGCGCGATGCGTTATATCGCTCGTAAACTGGGAGAGGACGAAGAGAAGTGGGGGATCGTCGGTCTGATCCACGACCTCGACTACGAACGATTCCCGGATCAACATTGCAAAAAGACCGGGGAGATCCTCCGAGAGGAGGGATGGCCGGAGGAGTATATCCGGGCTGCCGTCTCCCACGGATGGGGCATCTGCTCGGAGGTCAAGCCCGAAACCCTTCTCGAAAAGTACCTCTATGCGATCGACGAGCTGACCGGGCTGGTGGTGACCACCGCCCTGATCCGACCCTCAAAAAGCGTGCTCGATGTCCAGGTCAAGTCGGTCAAGAACAAGTGGAAGGATAAGCGATTCGCCGCGGGCGTGGACCGGTCGGTCATCGAAAAGGGAGCCGAGATGCTCGGCATAAGCCTCGACGAACTGATCGACGATACGATCAAAGGGATGCAGGAGGTCGCCGAGGCCATCGGGTTAAGGGGAACCCCGACCTGA
- a CDS encoding radical SAM protein, with protein sequence MGETFHIQWHITNRCNLRCVHCYQDGFSWDGDLGQEGLMRVADRIFVFLEDRRLRGTIHLTGGEPLLKPELFALLDYLDRSPLIEELGVITNGLLLNQEVLARFSTCSKLKKIKLSLDGASEKTNDSIRGMRTFDTVLERLGSIQKVNQFEIVFMFTLMKRNFRELYAFYDLSRGLGVSGFIVERFVPWGRGREKMSEVLGREEWSEVKRTLSDLFSIEKESLLPYQAFQVNFSEEGSELSGAPCVIGQDGLCLMPDGEVFPCRRFPVSIGNLLQMPLREIWEGSELLNRLRQRENLRGRCGQCGIEGCRGCRALALALRGDPLAEDPCCGIPEKAG encoded by the coding sequence ATGGGAGAGACGTTTCATATCCAGTGGCATATCACGAATCGCTGCAATCTCCGTTGCGTGCACTGCTATCAGGACGGGTTCTCGTGGGACGGGGATCTCGGCCAGGAAGGTTTGATGAGGGTTGCCGATCGTATTTTCGTATTCCTCGAGGACCGACGGCTGAGAGGCACCATCCATCTCACGGGAGGGGAGCCCCTCCTAAAACCTGAATTGTTTGCTCTGCTCGACTACCTCGATCGGAGCCCGCTTATCGAGGAGTTGGGGGTTATCACCAATGGGCTTCTTTTGAATCAGGAGGTCTTAGCAAGATTTTCAACCTGCTCCAAACTGAAGAAGATCAAACTCTCCCTCGATGGGGCGAGTGAGAAGACGAACGATTCGATCCGGGGGATGAGGACCTTCGATACGGTCCTCGAGAGGTTAGGATCGATCCAAAAAGTAAACCAATTCGAGATCGTCTTCATGTTTACCCTCATGAAGAGGAATTTCAGAGAACTTTACGCTTTTTACGACCTTTCCCGAGGCCTGGGCGTAAGTGGGTTTATCGTCGAACGGTTCGTCCCATGGGGCAGGGGAAGGGAGAAAATGAGCGAGGTTCTGGGGAGAGAGGAGTGGTCAGAGGTCAAGCGGACGCTTTCGGACCTCTTCTCGATCGAAAAGGAATCGCTTCTCCCCTACCAGGCCTTTCAAGTCAATTTCAGCGAGGAGGGCTCCGAACTCTCGGGTGCTCCTTGTGTGATCGGACAGGATGGGCTTTGCCTCATGCCCGATGGCGAGGTCTTTCCTTGCCGGAGGTTTCCCGTTTCGATCGGAAATCTGCTCCAGATGCCCCTGCGGGAGATCTGGGAGGGTTCGGAGCTTTTAAACAGACTGAGGCAGAGGGAGAATTTGAGGGGACGGTGCGGCCAATGTGGGATCGAGGGTTGCAGGGGCTGCCGTGCCCTTGCCCTTGCCCTGAGGGGCGATCCCCTCGCCGAGGATCCCTGCTGTGGGATTCCGGAGAAAGCGGGTTGA